One Nocardia farcinica genomic region harbors:
- a CDS encoding MarR family winged helix-turn-helix transcriptional regulator has protein sequence MPVSTETAQNLIKELYLIGRAIRGALAHPDEGALLPGAIGVLSTLETKGSCRQGDLAVSICISPSALSRHVTDLVAAGYVSRTADPSDGRATLIEVTDAGRALLERIRVSRAEGLQSVLSDWSEEEAERACTAVRKLRNSLADNAHRSVAGERKPVSNESQGTDV, from the coding sequence ATGCCGGTGTCCACCGAAACGGCGCAGAACCTGATCAAGGAGCTCTACCTGATCGGGCGGGCCATCCGCGGTGCCCTCGCGCACCCGGACGAGGGAGCGCTGCTGCCCGGGGCGATCGGCGTGCTCAGCACGCTCGAGACCAAGGGGTCGTGCCGGCAGGGCGATCTGGCGGTCTCCATCTGCATCAGCCCCTCCGCGCTGAGCAGGCATGTGACCGACCTGGTCGCGGCCGGCTACGTCAGCCGCACGGCCGACCCCAGCGATGGGCGCGCGACCCTCATCGAAGTCACCGACGCGGGACGGGCGCTGCTCGAGCGCATCCGGGTCTCGCGGGCCGAGGGCCTGCAGTCGGTGCTCTCGGATTGGAGCGAGGAAGAAGCGGAACGGGCGTGCACGGCAGTGCGCAAGCTCAGGAACTCACTGGCCGACAACGCGCATCGCAGCGTCGCGGGCGAGCGGAAGCCGGTGTCGAACGAAAGTCAGGGAACGGATGTCTAG
- a CDS encoding MDR family MFS transporter produces the protein MSSSVETGTRPDPDAMTHREVLEAMTGLLAALFTALLSTTIVATALPTIIGDLQGSQTAYAWVITTALLANAASTPIWGKLADLFNKKLLVQLSIVIFVAGSILAGVAHSVDVLLAARVVQGIGMGGLTALVVAIIGSIVAPRERGRYSGLMGAVMAVSMSGGPILGGVIVDSPLGWRWCFFVCVPLAVIALFLLQRTLRLPTERKDDVSIDWLGAVLLTAGVSVLLIWVSFAGKAGYYDWVSRESVLYVGGGVLLLAATVWVEARAKAPIIPLKIVTERTTGLAIIASIAVGVGMFGATTFLGQYFQTSRAYSPTIAGVLTIPMVAGMLVASVVSGQMITRFGKWKSFVVSGAALMVVGFSLLATIDHATNLWLVGIYITVIGLGMGMMMQNLVLAVQNTVSVQNIGAASSSVAFFRTFGGAIGVSVLGSVLATRVSELSAEGFARLGIRPSGEGGSNLDLSGLPAPVLDVIRASYGDATGRIFLIAAVATFVALLAAAVLPNRPLRRTIDIDPAQDPMRTGVPAAPEERDGVELEKARTS, from the coding sequence ATGTCTAGTTCAGTCGAGACGGGCACGCGACCCGATCCCGATGCCATGACCCACCGCGAGGTCCTGGAGGCGATGACGGGTCTGCTGGCCGCGCTGTTCACCGCGCTGCTCAGCACCACGATCGTGGCCACCGCCCTGCCGACCATCATCGGTGACCTGCAGGGCTCGCAGACCGCCTACGCGTGGGTCATCACCACGGCGTTGCTGGCGAACGCCGCCTCGACGCCGATCTGGGGCAAGCTCGCGGACCTGTTCAACAAGAAGCTGCTGGTGCAGCTGTCGATCGTCATCTTCGTGGCGGGCTCGATCCTGGCCGGCGTCGCCCACAGCGTCGACGTGCTGCTCGCCGCGCGGGTCGTGCAGGGCATCGGCATGGGCGGGCTCACCGCACTGGTGGTCGCGATCATCGGCTCGATCGTCGCCCCGCGCGAACGCGGCCGCTATTCCGGTCTGATGGGCGCGGTGATGGCGGTCTCGATGTCGGGCGGCCCGATCCTGGGCGGCGTGATCGTCGACAGTCCGCTGGGCTGGCGCTGGTGCTTCTTCGTGTGCGTGCCGCTGGCGGTGATCGCGTTGTTCCTGTTGCAGCGCACGCTGCGGCTGCCCACCGAGCGCAAGGACGACGTCTCGATCGACTGGCTGGGCGCGGTCCTGCTGACCGCGGGCGTGTCGGTGCTGCTGATCTGGGTGTCGTTCGCGGGCAAGGCCGGCTACTACGACTGGGTCTCGCGCGAGTCGGTGCTCTACGTCGGCGGCGGTGTGCTGCTGCTGGCGGCGACGGTGTGGGTCGAGGCGCGGGCCAAGGCGCCGATCATCCCGCTGAAGATCGTCACCGAACGCACCACCGGGCTGGCGATCATCGCCTCCATCGCGGTCGGTGTCGGCATGTTCGGCGCCACCACCTTCCTCGGGCAGTACTTCCAGACCTCGCGGGCCTACTCGCCGACCATCGCCGGTGTGCTGACCATTCCGATGGTCGCCGGCATGCTGGTCGCCTCGGTCGTCTCCGGCCAGATGATCACCCGCTTCGGCAAGTGGAAGAGCTTCGTGGTGAGCGGCGCGGCGTTGATGGTGGTCGGCTTCTCGCTGCTGGCGACCATCGACCACGCCACCAACCTGTGGCTGGTCGGGATCTACATCACCGTGATCGGCCTCGGCATGGGCATGATGATGCAGAACCTGGTGCTGGCCGTGCAGAACACGGTGAGCGTGCAGAACATCGGCGCGGCCTCGAGCAGCGTCGCCTTCTTCCGGACCTTCGGCGGCGCGATCGGTGTGTCGGTGCTGGGATCGGTGCTGGCGACGCGGGTGAGCGAGCTGTCGGCGGAGGGCTTCGCCCGCCTGGGCATCCGGCCCAGCGGCGAAGGCGGCAGCAACCTGGATCTGAGCGGGCTGCCCGCGCCGGTGCTCGATGTCATCCGCGCGTCCTACGGTGACGCGACGGGGCGGATCTTCCTGATCGCGGCGGTGGCGACCTTCGTGGCGCTGCTCGCGGCGGCGGTGCTGCCCAACCGGCCGCTGCGCCGCACGATCGACATCGACCCCGCGCAGGATCCGATGCGCACCGGCGTGCCCGCCGCGCCGGAGGAACGCGACGGCGTCGAGCTGGAAAAGGCGCGCACCAGCTGA